The proteins below come from a single Panicum hallii strain FIL2 chromosome 7, PHallii_v3.1, whole genome shotgun sequence genomic window:
- the LOC112899850 gene encoding subtilisin-like protease SBT1.5, whose protein sequence is MVFRGVLLGAISPLLLLACAAAAAGGGERRSYIVHMDVEKMPAPFVEHEGWYLSVLSSLASATAATEGAPVHLYTYTHVMHGFSAALSARQLEELQGVEGHVAAFPETYGRLHTTRTPEFLGLSAGAGIWPASKYGDDVIVGIVDTGVWPESESFSDAGIQKPVPARWKGACEAGQAFKPSMCNRKLIGARSFSKGLKQSGLTISPDDYDSPRDYYGHGSHTSSTAAGAAVRGSSYFGYANGTATGIAPMARVAMYKAVFSADTLESASTDVLAAMDRAIADGVDVMSLSLGFPETSYDTNVIAIGAFAAMQKGVFVTCSAGNDGSDGYTIMNGAPWITTVGAASIDRDFTATVTLGSGATIHGKSVYPQSTPVVGGNLYYGHGNRSKQRCEYSSLSSKDVRGKFVLCTAAGGVSIGQQMDEVQSNGGRGAIIASDMKEFLQPADYTMPVVLVTMSDGAAIAKYVTAASGRKAPMASLRFGGTAISVKPAPTVSYFSARGPGQISPTILKPDVVAPGVDILAAWVPNKEIMEIGKQKLFTKYALVSGTSMSSPHVAGVVALLRSAHPDWSPAAIRSAMMTTAYVKDNANNVIVSMPNGSPGTPLDFGSGHVSPNDATDPGLVYDVAADDYVNFLCGLRYSSRQISTVTGRRNPSCAGANLDLNYPSFMVILNRTNSATRTFKRVLTNVAASPAKYSASVTAPAGMKVTVSPTALSFGGKGSKLPFTVTVQVSQVKRSSDDYSFIGNYGFLSWNEVGGKHVVRSPIVSAFAQ, encoded by the coding sequence ATGGTGTTTCGGGGCGTGCTGCTCGGGGCGATCAGCCCCTTGCTGCTGCTggcgtgcgccgccgcggcggcgggcggcggcgaacgGAGGTCGTACATCGTCCACATGGACGTGGAGAAGATGCCGGCGCCGTTCGTGGAGCACGAGGGGTGGTACCTCTCGGTGCTGTCGTCGCTGGCGTccgcgacggcggcgacggAGGGCGCGCCGGTGCACCTGTACACGTACACCCACGTCATGCACGGGTTCAGCGCCGCGCTCTCCGCGCGGCAGCTGGAGGAGCTCCAGGGGGTGGAGGGGCACGTAGCTGCGTTCCCGGAGACGTACGGCCGCCTCCACACCACGCGCACGCCGGAGTTCCTCGGGCTGAGCGCCGGCGCGGGCATCTGGCCGGCGTCCAAGTACGGCGACGACGTGATCGTCGGGATCGTCGACACGGGCGTCTGGCCGGAGAGCGAGAGCTTCAGCGACGCGGGCATCCAGAAGCCCGTGCCGGCGAGGTGGAAGGGCGCGTGCGAGGCCGGCCAGGCGTTCAAGCCCTCCATGTGCAACCGGAAGCTCATCGGGGCGCGCTCCTTCAGCAAGGGCCTCAAGCAGAGCGGCCTCACCATCTCGCCCGACGACTACGACTCGCCGCGGGACTACTACGGCCACGGCTCGCACACGTCGTccacggccgccggcgccgccgtcagGGGCTCCAGCTACTTCGGCTACGCCAACGGCACGGCCACCGGCATCGCACCGATGGCCAGGGTGGCCATGTACAAGGCCGTGTTCTCGGCCGACACGCTGGAGTCCGCGTCCACGGACGTGCTGGCCGCCATGGACCGGGCCATCGCTGACGGCGTCGACGTGATGTCGCTGTCCCTGGGCTTCCCGGAGACGTCCTACGACACCAATGTGATAGCCATCGGAGCCTTCGCCGCCATGCAGAAGGGCGTCTTCGTGACGTGCTCGGCCGGGAACGACGGCTCCGACGGGTACACCATCATGAACGGCGCGCCGTGGATCACCACCGTCGGCGCCGCGAGCATCGACCGGGACTTCACCGCCACCGTCACGCTCGGCAGCGGTGCGACCATCCATGGCAAGTCGGTGTACCCCCAGAGCACGCCGGTCGTCGGCGGCAACCTCTACTACGGCCACGGAAACAGGAGCAAGCAAAGGTGTGAGTACTCCAGCCTCAGTAGCAAGGACGTGCGTGGCAAGTTCGTCCtctgcaccgccgccggcggcgtgaGCATCGGGCAGCAGATGGACGAGGTGCAGAGCaacggcggccgcggcgccatCATCGCGAGCGACATGAAGGAGTTCCTCCAGCCGGCGGACTACACCATGCCGGTGGTGCTGGTGACCATGTCGGACGGCGCGGCCATCGCCAAGTACGTGACGGCAGCGTCAGGCAGGAAAGCGCCCATGGCGAGCCTCCGGTTCGGCGGCACGGCGATCAGCGTCAAGCCGGCGCCGACCGTGTCCTACTTCTCCGCCCGCGGGCCGGGCCAGATCAGCCCGACGATCCTGAAGCCGGACGTGGTCGCGCCGGGGGTGGACATCCTCGCGGCGTGGGTGCCCAACAAAGAGATCATGGAGATCGGCAAGCAGAAGCTCTTCACCAAGTACGCGCTCGTCTCCGGCACGTCCATGTCGTCGCCGCACGTCGCCGGCGTGGTCGCCCTGCTGCGGTCGGCGCACCCGGACTGGAGCCCGGCGGCCATCCGGTCGGCCATGATGACGACGGCCTACGTTAAGGACAACGCCAACAACGTCATCGTCAGCATGCCGAACGGGTCACCGGGAACGCCGCTGGACTTTGGGAGCGGCcacgtcagccccaacgacgcCACGGACCCCGGCCTCGTGTACGACGTGGCGGCCGACGACTACGTCAACTTCCTGTGCGGCCTCCGCTACAGCAGCCGTCAGATTTCGACCGTCACCGGCCGGCGAAACCCCAGCTGCGCCGGAGCAAACCTCGACCTCAACTACCCGTCCTTCATGGTCATCCTCAACAGGACCAACTCGGCCACCCGGACGTTCAAGAGGGTACTGACCAACGTCGCGGCCTCGCCGGCGAAGTACAGCGCGTCGGTGACGGCGCCGGCGGGGATGAAGGTGACGGTGTCACCGACGGCGCTGTCCTTCGGCGGCAAAGGGAGCAAGCTACCGTTCACAGTCACGGTGCAGGTCAGCCAGGTGAAAAGAAGCTCAGATGACTACAGCTTCATTGGGAACTATGGGTTCTTGAGCTGGAATGAAGTTGGAGGCAAGCATGTTGTCAGGAGCCCTATAGTCTCAGCATTTGCCCAGTGA
- the LOC112899851 gene encoding thioredoxin M3, chloroplastic-like has product MAAAAASCPAPPRRLCSAMALLPAPSPAASCRRRAVGYGSSSARRWPCRRWAHRPESAASRIRRPPPSRRAAAVRVSCAYSPGAERITACSWNEYVICSDVPVLIEFWASWCGPCRMVTQIVDEIAQEYAGRIKCYKLDTDDYPQVATAYGIERIPTVLLFKDGEKIHSITGTLPKAVYVKAIEKSISDNDIFD; this is encoded by the exons atggccgccgccgcagcttcctgccccgcgccgccgcgccggctttGCTCCGCCATGGCGCTGCTGCCGGCGCCCTCCCCCGCCGCGTCCTGCCGCCGGAGGGCGGTCGGCTacggctcctcctccgcccggcgGTGGCCGTGCCGCCGCTGGGCGCACCGGCCGGAGTCCGCGGCGTCCCGGATCCGGCGCCCACCGCCGtcacggcgcgcggcggcggtgagggtgAGCTGCGCTTACTCCCCCGGCG CTGAAAGAATTACTGCATGCTCTTGGAACGAATATGTGATCTGCAGTGATGTACCTGTCCTTATTGAGTTTTGGGCCTCCTGGTGTGGACCTTGCAGGATGGTCACACAAATTGTCGATGAGATAGCACAAGAGTATGCTGGGAGAATAAAATGCTATAAGCTTGACACTGATGATTACCCGCAGGTTGCTACTGCTTACGGTATCGAGAGAATTCCAACTGTTTTACTCTTCAAGGATGGAGAGAAAATACATAGTATTACAGGGACACTGCCAAAGGCTGTTTATGTGAAAGCCATTGAGAAATCTATTTCAGACAATGATATATTTGATTAG
- the LOC112900051 gene encoding uncharacterized protein At4g26450-like isoform X1 gives MDWAQQQGVSLPAPRSELHPPRMQYQHGGSRSRMPPFARGGGGNYGRGPKQFYPPPPPPPPLPAAALPPPPPLNKYEVLLEAGRLAAEYLVAKGVLPPGSLQQRGGAVDAGGWGQLPPPPPLPEAPTYYNARSGRRQVDDECGTRNARSRRNRGGDYSSSNSSNYNGRWKRKFGADNRYSDSGRDRGRSRGYSDARSYDEDDEDGAPGFKRERRSCGGIDEVGSSVSGVAGEGPSSKVEAMGESKLEDTGPKASSNSNVWQKADALHEVEDENEANKMQEDSVVSNSEVVEQTLNCEGNDNNDSSGVLQEAETKHLPVSSGEKVSDGRPEDSGILSEMVEDDKTLHEKAEDDTTSDEVSIMENNLPNDPRNLLNYCSFARVPTRPRSVLANRNTRPAQREFPVSGQVSLVTTEEMSQTTMDGEANSNSMTSIQEDSKDEVVRQEHAEQSTSCNHVAESLTLNEKGTLGETEEMEEQKNIPQHYAVKDNKEPTELSPSFASHQNSFSLQVEKGIQIYNLDTPPQDEVLIDPPDKGKTVDSELLPNIKEEAAATMEEEKRGQSSSFKICDLNLVGCPEVANMRADPRLGQSSTAGCSVEQQDTQQVDFGTTLGDNSSSTDTFLLGNKAVQVIDIQDDPPVEADACDTSKAKGEMVYSSVENMTNPSTDTDALHVIQDGYGLAISDYLGADMPCYQSIQTDLQAGMDLNGSEGITVMDDPIYSSLSDIGFMEVWDQQPQDYEKFF, from the exons ATGGATTGGGCGCAGCAGCAGGGCGTGAGCTTGCCGGCGCCGCGATCCGAGCTCCACCCCCCGCGGATGCAGTACCAGCACGGCGGCAGCCGCAGCCGCATGCCGCCgttcgcgcgcggcggcggcggcaactaCGGCCGCGGCCCGAAGCAGTTCtacccaccaccgccgccgccgccaccactccCGGCTGCCGcgctgcctcctcctcctccgctgaaCAAGTATGAGGTGCTCTTGGAGGccggccgcctcgccgccgagtACCTGGTGGCGAAGGGCGTGCTCCCGCCAGGCTCCCTGCAGCAGCGCGGCGGCGCAGTCGATGCTGGAGGATGGGGCCAGctgccaccgcctcctccgctgcCGGAAGCCCCGACGTACTACAACGCCAGGAGTGGCCGCCGGCAGGTCGATGATGAGTGTGGTACTCGTAACGCCCGCTCGCGGCGGAACCGTGGTGGTGATTACAgtagcagcaacagcagcaactACAATGGAAGGTGGAAGAGGAAGTTTGGGGCTGACAATAGGTATTCGGATTCGGGGAGGGatagggggaggagcaggggatACTCGGATGCCCGGAGTTATGATGAGGACGATGAGGATGGGGCTCCTGGGTTCAAACGGGAGCGGCGAAGCTGTGGTGGGATTGATGAAGTTGGGAGTAGCGTGTCAGGGGTGGCTGGGGAGGGGCCATCATCGAAGGTGGAGGCAATGGGGGAGTCGAAGCTGGAGGATACTGGACCTAAGGCTAGTTCTAACAGCAATGTTTGGCAGAAAGCTGATGCTCTGCATGAGGTGGAGGATGAGAATGAGGCAAATAAAATGCAGGAGGACAGTGTGGTGTCTAATTCAGAGGTAGTGGAACAAACGTTGAATTGTGAGGGTAATGACAACAATGATTCTTCTGGTGTTCTTCAAGAGGCTGAGACAAAACATTTGCCAGTATCCTCAGGTGAAAAAGTCTCAGATGGGAGGCCTGAAGATAGTGGCATTCTGAGTGAGATGGTTGAAGATGATAAGACTTTACACGAGAAGGCTGAAGATGATACGACGTCAGATGAGGTCTCCATTATGGAGAACAATTTACCTAATGATCCTAGAAATTTGCTAAACTATTGTAGTTTTGCAAGAGTTCCAACAAGACCACGGTCAGTGCTTGCAAACAGGAACACACGGCCAGCCCAAAGAGAATTTCCTGTGTCTGGACAGGTCAGTCTGGTTACTACTGAAGAAATGTCCCAGACGACAATGGATGGAGAAGCTAACTCCAACTCCATGACTAGTATCCAGGAAGACAGCAAAGATGAGGTGGTCAGACAAGAACATGCTGAACAAAGCACTTCCTGTAATCATGTGGCGGAATCGCTGACACTGAATGAAAAGGGAACACTAGGTGAAACTGAAGAGATGGAAGAACAGAAGAACATCCCTCAACATTACGCAGTCAAGGATAATAAGGAGCCCACTGAACTGTCTCCTTCATTTGCTTCTCACCAGAATAGCTTCAGTTTGCAAGTTGAGAAAGGAATACAAATTTACAATTTAGATACGCCACCACAGGATGAAGTGTTGATCGATCCACCCGATAAAGGAAAAACAGTTGATTCGGAGTTATTACCTAATATCAAAGAAGAAGCTGCTGCCACAATGGAAGAGGAAAAGCGCGGTCAGTCTAGCTCATTTAAAATATGTGATCTGAACCTGGTTGGTTGTCCAGAGGTTGCTAACATGCGAGCTGATCCTCGTTTAGGCCAAAGCTCCACTGCAGGATGTTCAGTGGAGCAACAAGATACTCAGCAAGTTGACTTTGGAACAACTCTTGGTGACAATTCAAGTAGTACTGACACATTTCTATTGGGAAATAAGGCTGTTCAAGTTATTGATATCCAAGATGACCCACCAGTTGAAGCTGATGCTTGTGACACTTCCAAAGCAAA AGGTGAGATGGTGTATTCTAGCGTGGAGAACATGACGAACCCGTCCACGGACACCGATGCCCTTCATGTTATCCAAGATGGTTATGGTCTTGCGATTTCAGATTACCTTGGTGCTGATATGCCATGCTACCAATCAATACAAACAGATCTTCAAGCTGGGATGGACCTAAATGGTTCAGAG GGCATAACTGTCATGGATGATCCAATATATAGTTCTCTTAGCGACATAG GTTTTATGGAGGTTTGGGACCAGCAACCTCAAGACTACGAGAAGTTCTTCTGA
- the LOC112900051 gene encoding uncharacterized protein At4g26450-like isoform X3 — MDWAQQQGVSLPAPRSELHPPRMQYQHGGSRSRMPPFARGGGGNYGRGPKQFYPPPPPPPPLPAAALPPPPPLNKYEVLLEAGRLAAEYLVAKGVLPPGSLQQRGGAVDAGGWGQLPPPPPLPEAPTYYNARSGRRQVDDECGTRNARSRRNRGGDYSSSNSSNYNGRWKRKFGADNRYSDSGRDRGRSRGYSDARSYDEDDEDGAPGFKRERRSCGGIDEVGSSVSGVAGEGPSSKVEAMGESKLEDTGPKASSNSNVWQKADALHEVEDENEANKMQEDSVVSNSEVVEQTLNCEGNDNNDSSGVLQEAETKHLPVSSGEKVSDGRPEDSGILSEMVEDDKTLHEKAEDDTTSDEVSIMENNLPNDPRNLLNYCSFARVPTRPRSVLANRNTRPAQREFPVSGQVSLVTTEEMSQTTMDGEANSNSMTSIQEDSKDEVVRQEHAEQSTSCNHVAESLTLNEKGTLGETEEMEEQKNIPQHYAVKDNKEPTELSPSFASHQNSFSLQVEKGIQIYNLDTPPQDEVLIDPPDKGKTVDSELLPNIKEEAAATMEEEKRGQSSTAGCSVEQQDTQQVDFGTTLGDNSSSTDTFLLGNKAVQVIDIQDDPPVEADACDTSKAKGEMVYSSVENMTNPSTDTDALHVIQDGYGLAISDYLGADMPCYQSIQTDLQAGMDLNGSEGITVMDDPIYSSLSDIGFMEVWDQQPQDYEKFF, encoded by the exons ATGGATTGGGCGCAGCAGCAGGGCGTGAGCTTGCCGGCGCCGCGATCCGAGCTCCACCCCCCGCGGATGCAGTACCAGCACGGCGGCAGCCGCAGCCGCATGCCGCCgttcgcgcgcggcggcggcggcaactaCGGCCGCGGCCCGAAGCAGTTCtacccaccaccgccgccgccgccaccactccCGGCTGCCGcgctgcctcctcctcctccgctgaaCAAGTATGAGGTGCTCTTGGAGGccggccgcctcgccgccgagtACCTGGTGGCGAAGGGCGTGCTCCCGCCAGGCTCCCTGCAGCAGCGCGGCGGCGCAGTCGATGCTGGAGGATGGGGCCAGctgccaccgcctcctccgctgcCGGAAGCCCCGACGTACTACAACGCCAGGAGTGGCCGCCGGCAGGTCGATGATGAGTGTGGTACTCGTAACGCCCGCTCGCGGCGGAACCGTGGTGGTGATTACAgtagcagcaacagcagcaactACAATGGAAGGTGGAAGAGGAAGTTTGGGGCTGACAATAGGTATTCGGATTCGGGGAGGGatagggggaggagcaggggatACTCGGATGCCCGGAGTTATGATGAGGACGATGAGGATGGGGCTCCTGGGTTCAAACGGGAGCGGCGAAGCTGTGGTGGGATTGATGAAGTTGGGAGTAGCGTGTCAGGGGTGGCTGGGGAGGGGCCATCATCGAAGGTGGAGGCAATGGGGGAGTCGAAGCTGGAGGATACTGGACCTAAGGCTAGTTCTAACAGCAATGTTTGGCAGAAAGCTGATGCTCTGCATGAGGTGGAGGATGAGAATGAGGCAAATAAAATGCAGGAGGACAGTGTGGTGTCTAATTCAGAGGTAGTGGAACAAACGTTGAATTGTGAGGGTAATGACAACAATGATTCTTCTGGTGTTCTTCAAGAGGCTGAGACAAAACATTTGCCAGTATCCTCAGGTGAAAAAGTCTCAGATGGGAGGCCTGAAGATAGTGGCATTCTGAGTGAGATGGTTGAAGATGATAAGACTTTACACGAGAAGGCTGAAGATGATACGACGTCAGATGAGGTCTCCATTATGGAGAACAATTTACCTAATGATCCTAGAAATTTGCTAAACTATTGTAGTTTTGCAAGAGTTCCAACAAGACCACGGTCAGTGCTTGCAAACAGGAACACACGGCCAGCCCAAAGAGAATTTCCTGTGTCTGGACAGGTCAGTCTGGTTACTACTGAAGAAATGTCCCAGACGACAATGGATGGAGAAGCTAACTCCAACTCCATGACTAGTATCCAGGAAGACAGCAAAGATGAGGTGGTCAGACAAGAACATGCTGAACAAAGCACTTCCTGTAATCATGTGGCGGAATCGCTGACACTGAATGAAAAGGGAACACTAGGTGAAACTGAAGAGATGGAAGAACAGAAGAACATCCCTCAACATTACGCAGTCAAGGATAATAAGGAGCCCACTGAACTGTCTCCTTCATTTGCTTCTCACCAGAATAGCTTCAGTTTGCAAGTTGAGAAAGGAATACAAATTTACAATTTAGATACGCCACCACAGGATGAAGTGTTGATCGATCCACCCGATAAAGGAAAAACAGTTGATTCGGAGTTATTACCTAATATCAAAGAAGAAGCTGCTGCCACAATGGAAGAGGAAAAGCGCG GCCAAAGCTCCACTGCAGGATGTTCAGTGGAGCAACAAGATACTCAGCAAGTTGACTTTGGAACAACTCTTGGTGACAATTCAAGTAGTACTGACACATTTCTATTGGGAAATAAGGCTGTTCAAGTTATTGATATCCAAGATGACCCACCAGTTGAAGCTGATGCTTGTGACACTTCCAAAGCAAA AGGTGAGATGGTGTATTCTAGCGTGGAGAACATGACGAACCCGTCCACGGACACCGATGCCCTTCATGTTATCCAAGATGGTTATGGTCTTGCGATTTCAGATTACCTTGGTGCTGATATGCCATGCTACCAATCAATACAAACAGATCTTCAAGCTGGGATGGACCTAAATGGTTCAGAG GGCATAACTGTCATGGATGATCCAATATATAGTTCTCTTAGCGACATAG GTTTTATGGAGGTTTGGGACCAGCAACCTCAAGACTACGAGAAGTTCTTCTGA
- the LOC112900051 gene encoding uncharacterized protein At4g26450-like isoform X2, producing the protein MQYQHGGSRSRMPPFARGGGGNYGRGPKQFYPPPPPPPPLPAAALPPPPPLNKYEVLLEAGRLAAEYLVAKGVLPPGSLQQRGGAVDAGGWGQLPPPPPLPEAPTYYNARSGRRQVDDECGTRNARSRRNRGGDYSSSNSSNYNGRWKRKFGADNRYSDSGRDRGRSRGYSDARSYDEDDEDGAPGFKRERRSCGGIDEVGSSVSGVAGEGPSSKVEAMGESKLEDTGPKASSNSNVWQKADALHEVEDENEANKMQEDSVVSNSEVVEQTLNCEGNDNNDSSGVLQEAETKHLPVSSGEKVSDGRPEDSGILSEMVEDDKTLHEKAEDDTTSDEVSIMENNLPNDPRNLLNYCSFARVPTRPRSVLANRNTRPAQREFPVSGQVSLVTTEEMSQTTMDGEANSNSMTSIQEDSKDEVVRQEHAEQSTSCNHVAESLTLNEKGTLGETEEMEEQKNIPQHYAVKDNKEPTELSPSFASHQNSFSLQVEKGIQIYNLDTPPQDEVLIDPPDKGKTVDSELLPNIKEEAAATMEEEKRGQSSSFKICDLNLVGCPEVANMRADPRLGQSSTAGCSVEQQDTQQVDFGTTLGDNSSSTDTFLLGNKAVQVIDIQDDPPVEADACDTSKAKGEMVYSSVENMTNPSTDTDALHVIQDGYGLAISDYLGADMPCYQSIQTDLQAGMDLNGSEGITVMDDPIYSSLSDIGFMEVWDQQPQDYEKFF; encoded by the exons ATGCAGTACCAGCACGGCGGCAGCCGCAGCCGCATGCCGCCgttcgcgcgcggcggcggcggcaactaCGGCCGCGGCCCGAAGCAGTTCtacccaccaccgccgccgccgccaccactccCGGCTGCCGcgctgcctcctcctcctccgctgaaCAAGTATGAGGTGCTCTTGGAGGccggccgcctcgccgccgagtACCTGGTGGCGAAGGGCGTGCTCCCGCCAGGCTCCCTGCAGCAGCGCGGCGGCGCAGTCGATGCTGGAGGATGGGGCCAGctgccaccgcctcctccgctgcCGGAAGCCCCGACGTACTACAACGCCAGGAGTGGCCGCCGGCAGGTCGATGATGAGTGTGGTACTCGTAACGCCCGCTCGCGGCGGAACCGTGGTGGTGATTACAgtagcagcaacagcagcaactACAATGGAAGGTGGAAGAGGAAGTTTGGGGCTGACAATAGGTATTCGGATTCGGGGAGGGatagggggaggagcaggggatACTCGGATGCCCGGAGTTATGATGAGGACGATGAGGATGGGGCTCCTGGGTTCAAACGGGAGCGGCGAAGCTGTGGTGGGATTGATGAAGTTGGGAGTAGCGTGTCAGGGGTGGCTGGGGAGGGGCCATCATCGAAGGTGGAGGCAATGGGGGAGTCGAAGCTGGAGGATACTGGACCTAAGGCTAGTTCTAACAGCAATGTTTGGCAGAAAGCTGATGCTCTGCATGAGGTGGAGGATGAGAATGAGGCAAATAAAATGCAGGAGGACAGTGTGGTGTCTAATTCAGAGGTAGTGGAACAAACGTTGAATTGTGAGGGTAATGACAACAATGATTCTTCTGGTGTTCTTCAAGAGGCTGAGACAAAACATTTGCCAGTATCCTCAGGTGAAAAAGTCTCAGATGGGAGGCCTGAAGATAGTGGCATTCTGAGTGAGATGGTTGAAGATGATAAGACTTTACACGAGAAGGCTGAAGATGATACGACGTCAGATGAGGTCTCCATTATGGAGAACAATTTACCTAATGATCCTAGAAATTTGCTAAACTATTGTAGTTTTGCAAGAGTTCCAACAAGACCACGGTCAGTGCTTGCAAACAGGAACACACGGCCAGCCCAAAGAGAATTTCCTGTGTCTGGACAGGTCAGTCTGGTTACTACTGAAGAAATGTCCCAGACGACAATGGATGGAGAAGCTAACTCCAACTCCATGACTAGTATCCAGGAAGACAGCAAAGATGAGGTGGTCAGACAAGAACATGCTGAACAAAGCACTTCCTGTAATCATGTGGCGGAATCGCTGACACTGAATGAAAAGGGAACACTAGGTGAAACTGAAGAGATGGAAGAACAGAAGAACATCCCTCAACATTACGCAGTCAAGGATAATAAGGAGCCCACTGAACTGTCTCCTTCATTTGCTTCTCACCAGAATAGCTTCAGTTTGCAAGTTGAGAAAGGAATACAAATTTACAATTTAGATACGCCACCACAGGATGAAGTGTTGATCGATCCACCCGATAAAGGAAAAACAGTTGATTCGGAGTTATTACCTAATATCAAAGAAGAAGCTGCTGCCACAATGGAAGAGGAAAAGCGCGGTCAGTCTAGCTCATTTAAAATATGTGATCTGAACCTGGTTGGTTGTCCAGAGGTTGCTAACATGCGAGCTGATCCTCGTTTAGGCCAAAGCTCCACTGCAGGATGTTCAGTGGAGCAACAAGATACTCAGCAAGTTGACTTTGGAACAACTCTTGGTGACAATTCAAGTAGTACTGACACATTTCTATTGGGAAATAAGGCTGTTCAAGTTATTGATATCCAAGATGACCCACCAGTTGAAGCTGATGCTTGTGACACTTCCAAAGCAAA AGGTGAGATGGTGTATTCTAGCGTGGAGAACATGACGAACCCGTCCACGGACACCGATGCCCTTCATGTTATCCAAGATGGTTATGGTCTTGCGATTTCAGATTACCTTGGTGCTGATATGCCATGCTACCAATCAATACAAACAGATCTTCAAGCTGGGATGGACCTAAATGGTTCAGAG GGCATAACTGTCATGGATGATCCAATATATAGTTCTCTTAGCGACATAG GTTTTATGGAGGTTTGGGACCAGCAACCTCAAGACTACGAGAAGTTCTTCTGA
- the LOC112901218 gene encoding putative magnesium transporter MRS2-D produces MASTRRRHAGAGAAAGEWAAVSGAGAWRVEAVGKHQLMRRTGLPARDLRALDPALSYPSSIMGRDRAVVVNLERVRAVITATEVLVPGPRDPTVAPLVRELRARLMAAPAPAPAASPAPPPQEDGAADNVGALPPTPEVGGDGKDGQALGSDKVLPFEFRALEVCLEFACKSLDQETCTLEEEAYPALDELSSNVSTLNLERVRQIKSRLVAISGRVQKVRDELEHLLDDDVDMAAMHLSEKLAYQAVDGNSMRPDADNEPSEFEEERDGEVEEEGGSSEGGYGNGTSATVFTPKIDELEILLEAYFVQIDGTLNKLSTLREYVDDTEDYINIMLDDKQNQLLQMGIMLSTGTLVVSCAIAVTGVFGMNITIPLYTAATEGVFWQVTGGIVGATAAVYLVALLCYRRSGILQ; encoded by the exons ATGGCGTCGACGCGCCGGAGGcacgcgggggcgggggcggcggcgggggagtgGGCGGCGGTGTCCGGCGCGGGCGCGTGGCGCGTCGAGGCGGTCGGCAAGCACCAGCTGATGCGGCGGACGGGGCTCCCCGCGCGCGACCTCCGCGCGCTGGACCCGGCGCTGTCCTACCCGTCCAGCATCATGGGCCGCGACCGCGCCGTCGTCGTCAACCTGGAGCGCGTCCGCGCCGTCATCACCGCCACCGAGGTGCTCGTCCCGGGGCCGCGGGACCCCACCGTCGCGCCGCTCGTCCGCGAGCTCCGCGCGCGCCTGatggccgcccccgcccccgccccggccgcctcgcccgcgccgccgccgcag GAGGACGGGGCGGCGGATAACGTCGGTGCGTTGCCGCCGACACCTGAAGTGGGCGGCGACGGCAAGGACGGGCAAGCATTGGGAAGCGACAAGGTCCTGCCATTCGAGTTCAGGGCGCTCGAGGTGTGCCTCGAGTTCGCGTGCAAGTCACTTGACCAAGAG ACTTGCACATTGGAGGAGGAGGCGTACCCGGCTTTGGACGAGCTGAGCTCCAATGTCAGCACTCTCAACCTCGAGCGCGTGAGGCAGATAAAGAGCCGGTTAGTTGCGATTTCAGGGAGAGTTCAGAAG GTCAGGGATGAACTCGAACACTTGCTAGACGACGACGTGGACATGGCCGCCATGCACTTATCGGAGAAGCTCGCCTACCAAGCCGTCGACGGCAACTCGATGAGGCCCGACGCTGACAACGAGCCGAGCGAGTTCGAGGAAGAGAG GGACGGAGAGGTCGAAGAAGAGGGAGGATCATCCGAGGGCGGCTATGGCAACGGGACCTCCGCCACCGTCTTCACGCCCAAGATCGACGAGCTGGAGATCCTGCTGGAGGCCTACTTCGTGCAGATCGACGGCACCCTGAACAAGCTCTCCACT CTGCGCGAGTACGTGGACGACACGGAGGACTACATCAACATCATGCTGGACGACAAGCAGAACCAGCTGCTGCAGATGGGGATCATGCTGTCGACGGGCACGCTGGTGGTCAGCTGCGCCATCGCGGTCACGGGCGTCTTCGGCATGAACATCACCATCCCGCTCTACACGGCCGCCACCGAGGGCGTCTTCTGGCAGGTCACCGGCGGCATCGtcggcgccaccgccgccgtctaCCTCGTCGCGCTGCTCTGCTACAGGAGGAGCGGCATACTGCAGTGA